The Parabacteroides sp. AD58 genome includes a window with the following:
- the spt gene encoding serine palmitoyltransferase, with protein MKLLQEKLAKYDAPQRAMAAGIYPYFRMIESDQDTEVTISGKKVLMFGSNAYLGLTNHPKVKEAAIEAIKKYGTGCAGSRFLNGTLDLHVQLEKRLADFVGKEDAIVYSTGFQVNLGVVSCLTGREDYILWDELDHASIIEGHRLSFSTKLKYKHNDMESLEKQLQKCEPDKIKLIVMDGVFSMEGDIAKLPEIVALAKKYNASIMVDEAHGIGVLGDHGRGTCNHFGVTDDVDLIMGTFSKSLASIGGFIASDKDTINYLRHNSRSYIFSASNTPAATAAAGAALDIMLNEPERIEHLWKLTHYALDGFRNMGCEIGRTETPIIPLFIRNNDLTFLIVKELFEAGIFVNPVVSPAVAPEDTLIRFSLMATHTKEQLDRALEAIHTVFKKHNLIP; from the coding sequence ATGAAACTATTACAAGAGAAACTAGCTAAGTACGATGCACCGCAGCGAGCCATGGCTGCCGGTATCTATCCGTATTTCAGAATGATTGAAAGTGATCAAGATACCGAAGTTACTATCAGTGGTAAGAAAGTATTGATGTTTGGTTCAAATGCTTATTTAGGATTAACCAACCATCCGAAAGTAAAAGAAGCTGCTATCGAAGCCATTAAGAAATATGGTACGGGTTGTGCAGGTTCTCGTTTCTTAAACGGAACACTGGATTTACATGTTCAGTTGGAAAAACGTCTGGCTGATTTTGTAGGTAAAGAAGACGCGATTGTGTATTCAACCGGATTCCAGGTAAATCTGGGTGTCGTATCTTGTCTGACTGGTCGTGAGGACTACATTTTATGGGATGAACTGGATCATGCTTCTATTATCGAAGGCCACCGGTTGTCTTTTTCAACCAAGCTGAAATACAAGCACAACGACATGGAGTCACTTGAAAAGCAGCTCCAGAAATGTGAACCGGACAAAATCAAGCTGATCGTCATGGACGGTGTATTCAGTATGGAAGGAGATATAGCCAAATTGCCGGAAATTGTAGCTTTGGCCAAAAAGTATAACGCCAGCATCATGGTTGACGAAGCTCATGGTATTGGTGTATTAGGTGATCACGGTCGCGGAACTTGTAATCACTTCGGAGTAACAGACGACGTAGACCTGATTATGGGTACTTTCAGTAAGTCGCTGGCTTCTATCGGTGGTTTCATCGCTTCTGATAAAGATACCATCAATTACTTACGTCATAATTCACGTTCTTACATCTTCAGCGCCAGCAATACGCCCGCCGCTACTGCAGCAGCAGGTGCAGCTTTGGATATCATGCTGAACGAACCGGAACGTATCGAACATCTGTGGAAACTGACACATTATGCATTGGACGGTTTCCGCAACATGGGATGTGAAATTGGTCGCACAGAAACACCAATTATCCCGTTGTTCATCCGTAACAACGACTTGACATTCCTGATTGTGAAGGAATTGTTTGAAGCAGGTATTTTTGTGAACCCGGTTGTTTCTCCGGCAGTCGCTCCAGAAGATACGTTAATCCGCTTCTCATTGATGGCTACACATACAAAAGAACAATTGGACCGTGCTTTAGAGGCCATCCATACTGTATTCAAAAAGCATAATTTGATTCCATAA
- a CDS encoding LolA-like putative outer membrane lipoprotein chaperone — MMQLRSYFTWICCLILIGFTGKAQAQDAQAILDKAAQMYEQSNGIKANFAIHSVVPQQNISESFEGIIEMKGDKFKLETPDMITWYDGQTQWVYVMRNEEVNVSTPSGDELQLTNPAVLLRQYKKGFSVQYKGTSTTRQAKSAYDITLIPKKKSDIQQIDLQIEKMSNIPAAITITDKNKATVSIYISKWETGKNQADSFFSFNESDYPDAEIIDLR, encoded by the coding sequence ATGATGCAATTACGAAGCTATTTTACATGGATTTGCTGTTTGATACTTATCGGTTTTACCGGTAAAGCACAAGCACAAGACGCACAGGCCATTTTGGACAAAGCTGCCCAAATGTATGAACAGTCCAATGGAATAAAAGCCAACTTCGCCATCCATTCGGTTGTTCCGCAACAAAATATTTCGGAAAGTTTTGAAGGAATAATTGAAATGAAAGGTGATAAATTCAAGTTGGAAACACCGGATATGATTACTTGGTACGACGGACAGACGCAATGGGTATATGTTATGCGCAACGAGGAAGTAAACGTCAGTACGCCAAGCGGAGACGAATTGCAATTAACCAATCCGGCAGTTCTGCTTCGGCAATATAAAAAAGGATTTTCGGTACAATACAAAGGGACCAGCACAACGCGACAAGCCAAATCGGCTTATGATATTACGTTGATACCGAAAAAGAAAAGTGACATCCAGCAAATCGATTTGCAAATCGAAAAGATGAGTAATATTCCGGCAGCCATTACCATTACGGATAAAAACAAAGCGACAGTCAGCATCTATATCAGTAAATGGGAAACAGGCAAGAACCAAGCCGATTCATTTTTCTCATTCAACGAGTCCGATTATCCGGATGCTGAAATAATAGATTTGCGATAA
- a CDS encoding diacylglycerol/lipid kinase family protein: MRVQAIINPISGVGSKRKIPKMIEVMCANAGYDLSLAFTEYAGHASFITRREIERGADCIIAVGGDGTVNEIARSMIHTNATLGIIPMGSGNGLARELHIPMDPKRALDVISRGKEAVIDCCRANDRAFFCTCGVGFDAAVSQKFAGQKRRGSLTYIKSTIEEYLSYKPEVYDLLIDNCQVKEKAFLVACGNASQYGNNAYIAPQANIQDGQMDVTILSPFTPIDIPALAIQLFTKQIDKNSKIKTMKAHSLSIIRNNPGVMHLDGEPVMADSRIDISMIPHSLKVFTPETVSLRKEVHELFGEISRFMDKRLPFIFR, translated from the coding sequence ATGAGGGTGCAAGCAATAATAAACCCGATATCTGGGGTTGGGTCGAAGCGAAAGATTCCGAAGATGATAGAAGTGATGTGTGCAAATGCTGGTTATGATTTATCGCTTGCGTTTACTGAATATGCCGGGCACGCCAGTTTTATCACCCGTCGGGAAATAGAGAGGGGCGCGGATTGTATCATTGCGGTAGGAGGTGACGGAACAGTCAATGAAATAGCCCGTTCGATGATTCATACGAATGCTACATTGGGAATTATCCCGATGGGGTCGGGCAATGGACTGGCCCGCGAGTTGCATATACCGATGGATCCGAAGAGGGCATTGGATGTAATCAGCCGGGGAAAAGAGGCCGTTATTGATTGCTGCCGGGCAAACGACCGGGCCTTTTTCTGTACTTGTGGTGTTGGCTTTGATGCCGCGGTCAGTCAAAAATTTGCCGGCCAAAAACGACGGGGTTCTCTTACCTATATAAAAAGTACGATAGAGGAATATTTAAGCTATAAACCGGAAGTGTACGATCTGCTGATTGATAATTGCCAGGTAAAGGAGAAGGCCTTTTTAGTAGCTTGCGGCAATGCCTCGCAGTATGGAAATAATGCCTATATTGCACCGCAGGCCAACATTCAGGATGGGCAAATGGATGTTACCATACTTTCGCCCTTTACTCCGATAGATATTCCGGCCTTGGCCATCCAGTTGTTTACCAAGCAGATTGATAAGAATAGCAAGATCAAGACGATGAAGGCGCATTCTTTATCCATTATCCGGAATAACCCGGGCGTCATGCATCTGGATGGTGAGCCCGTCATGGCCGACAGCCGGATTGATATTTCCATGATTCCGCATTCTTTAAAGGTATTTACTCCCGAAACAGTGTCTTTACGCAAGGAAGTTCATGAACTTTTCGGTGAGATATCCCGTTTTATGGATAAGCGGTTGCCTTTTATCTTCCGATAA